GGGGCGGCTGCCTGGTCCTTGCCCGGTCCTGTGTAGTCCTCGCCGTAGGCGCCCTTGGCCGGGCGGCGGCGGCGCAGCGGGGGCTCGACGCCGTCGGCGAGCCGGCGGGCGGTCAGCAGGAAGCCGGTGTGGCCGATCATGCGGTGGTCGGGGCGGACGGCAAGGCCCTCGACGTGCCAGGTGCGGACCATGGTTTCCCAGGCCGAGGGCTCGTTGAAGGTGCCGTGTTCGCGGATCGCCTCGACCGTGCGGGCCATCTGCGTCGTCGTCGCGACGTAGGCGCAGAGGATGCCACCGGGGACCAGGGCCTTGGAGACGGCCTCCAGGCACTCCCAGGGGGCGAGCATGTCGAGGATGACGCGGTCGACGTCGGTGTCGGAGAGGTTGTCCTGGAGGTCACCGACGGTGAGCGTCCATGCGGGGTGCGGTCCGCCGAAGTAGCGCTCGACGTTCTGGGTGGCGATCTCGGCGAAGTCGGCGCGGCGCTCGTAGGAGTGCAGCATGCCGTCGTCGCCGATGGCGCGCAGCAGGAAGCTGCTGAGCGAGCCGGAGCCCACACCTGCCTCGACGACGCGGGCGCCGGGGAAGATGTCGGCCATCGCCAGGATCTGCCCCGCGTCCTTGGGGTAGACCACGGCGGCGCCGCGGGGCATGGACAGGACATAGTCGGGGAGCAGCGGGCGCAGCGCGAGGTAGGCGACGTTCCCGGTGGTACGGACAACGCTGCCCTCGGGAGCACCGATCAGCTCGTCGTGGGGGAAAGCTCCCTTGTGGGTGTGGAAGCTTTTTCCCTCTTCGAGCGTGAAGGTGTAGTGGCGTCCCTTGGGATCGGTGAGCTGGACCTGGTCCCCGACCTTGAAGGGCCCGCGACGGCGGGCGGCACCGGTCGGTTCGGACATGTGACCAGCCTACCGGCCCGTCGGGACGCCGCGGACCAGTGGGCAGGGCGAGTGAGCCGGAGGAGGCTTGGGCGCCCCCGGAGGCGAACCGAGTCCGGTCAAGCAGCCTTGCGGGCCATGGCGGAGACGAAGGCCCGCTCGACGTCGCCGGTGGACAGGACGCCGTAGATCTCGCCGGTCTCCTCGATGACGAGGTATTCGGTGGCGGGGGTGGCGCGCAGGTACTCCAGAAGGTCCTCACCGGCGAGTTCGGCGGAGACCCGCATACCGTCCTTGAGGTCCTGGGCGAGGGTGCCGACGGCGACCCAGGGGCGGCGGTGGTCGGGGACGCCGATGATGGCGGCCTCGCGGACGAGGGCGGTGGGGGTGCCCTGGCGGTCGACGACGACCAGGGCGCGGGCGCCGGCGTCGTTGGCGCGGCGCAGCGCCTCGGAGAGCGGGGTGTCGGTCTCGACGGGGACGGCGCGCCGGGTCAGGGTGCGGGCGGTGAGGTCGGGGAGCCGTTCGCGCAGGCGGGCCATGCGCAGGCTGTTGCCGGCGCCGGTCCAGATGATCGCGGCGAGGATCGCGGCGAGCAGGGCGTCGGTGAGCGAGTCGGCGCCGCCGATCTCGGGGCGGGCGGCGCCGAGGACGCCGGTGTGGGTGAGCAGCGGCAGGCCGATGAGGACGGTGACGGCGAGGGCGCGGCCGACCCAGGCGGCGGCGATGGTGCCGCTCATGGGTTTGCCGGTGATCTTCCAGACGACGGCGCGCAGCATCCGGCCGCCGTCCAGGGGAAGCCCGGGCAGCAGGTTGAAGATCGCGACGATGAGGTTGGAGATCATCAGGCCGGCGAGCAGGACGCCGGGGACGGTGCCGGGTTCGACCAGCTGCATGCCGGCGTAGAAGACCCCGGCGAGGGCGAGGGAGAGCAGCGGACCGACGAAGGCGAGGACGAACTCCCTGCCGGGGGTCTCGGTCTCCTTCTCGATCTCCGAGACGCCGCCGAAGAACTGCAGCTGGATGCGCCGTACGGGGAGCTTGAAGCGGAGCGCGGCCACGGTGTGGGCGAGCTCGTGGACGAGCACCGAGGCGTAGAAGGCGACCGCGAAGAACAGCGAGACGAGATAGCGGGCGGCGCCGAGCTCGGGCAGTACGCGCTCCAGCTGGCCGCCGAAGACCCAGGTGATCAGGGCAGCGACGAGGAACCAGCTGGGCGCGACGTAGACGGGCACGCCGAAGGGACGGCCCATCAGGATGCCGCCCCCGCCGGGCTTCCTCTTGCCCGGCGTGGGTGCCTTGGGCCCGTTGCCGCCCTCGGGCGGCTCGGGCGGCTGGGGCCGCACGGACTCCTCGGGGTCCTGCGACTTCCCGCTCTCGTCCACGGCGTCCCCTCATCGAATACGGCATTCGCCCCTGCTCGGCCTGATATCTCGATCATGCAGGGCGCAGGGGTCCAGGGTCGATGGTATGCGGAGTGCCCCGGCCCGATCCGCTGCGGGGCCCTTGCGGCGCCGGCCCGTCCGCGCCTGTCAGTGGCGGGCCGTAGGGTTTTGTGGCATGGGATGGAGCACGGAGCAGGCCGGGGCGGGCACACAGGGCGGGGAAGCCGGGGCGGGCGCGGAGGCTGCCGGGGTGGGCGGTGAGGCTGCCGGGCCGGGGGCGCGGGGCGGGGAGCAGCCGCGGCCGCCGGTGGCGCTGTCGCCGTCGCGGGCGAGCGATTTCATGCAGTGTCCGTTGCTCTACCGCTTCCGGGTGATCGACAGGCTGCCCGAGAAGCCGAGCCCGGCGGCGACCCGCGGCACGGTCGTGCATGCGGTGCTGGAGCGGCTCTTCGACGCGCCGGCGGCGGAGCGTACGGCCGTCGGGGCGCGGGCGATGGTGCCGGGCGAGTGGGAAAAGCTGCTGGCCAAGCGGCCGGAGCTGGCGGAGCTGTTCGCGGACGACGTGGCGGGTGAGCGGCTGGCGCAGTGGCTGGCCGAGGCCGAGACGCTGGTGGAGCGGTGGTTCTCGCTGGAGGACCCGACGCGGCTGGAGCCGGCGGAGCGTGAGCTCTATGTCGAGACGGTGCTGGATTCGGGGCTGCAGCTGCGGGGGTTCATCGACCGGGTGGATGTCGCGCCGACGGGTGAGGTGCGGATCGTCGACTACAAGACCGGCAAGGCGCCGCGGCCGCAGTTCGCCGAGGGTGCGCTGTTCCAGATGAAGTTCTATGCGCTGGTGATGTGGCGGCTGCGCGGTGTGGTGCCGCGACGGCTGCAGCTGGTCTATCTGGGCAGCGGCGATGTGGTGACGTACGACCCGGGTGAGGCCGATCTGCGGGCCGTGGAGCGGAAGTTGCTGGCGCTGTGGGAGGCGATCCGGCTGGCGACGGAGACCGGCGACTGGCGGCCGCGGCCGACGAAGCTGTGCGGCTGGTGCGACCATCAGGCGCACTGTCCGGAATTCGGCGGCACTCCCCCGGTGTATCCGCTGCAGATCCGCCCGCCGGAGGGCGGTGGGGTGCCGCAGGGCAGAATGGGGGACATCTAGCGCAGTTGCCCTACCAGGCACTGTTCGCCCGGACAGGCCTATCAAAGGAGAGCTCGTGGCCATCCGCGTCCTGCTGGTCGACGACCAGCCCCTGCTGCGTACGGGA
This portion of the Streptomyces sp. 2114.4 genome encodes:
- a CDS encoding tRNA (adenine-N1)-methyltransferase, which translates into the protein MSEPTGAARRRGPFKVGDQVQLTDPKGRHYTFTLEEGKSFHTHKGAFPHDELIGAPEGSVVRTTGNVAYLALRPLLPDYVLSMPRGAAVVYPKDAGQILAMADIFPGARVVEAGVGSGSLSSFLLRAIGDDGMLHSYERRADFAEIATQNVERYFGGPHPAWTLTVGDLQDNLSDTDVDRVILDMLAPWECLEAVSKALVPGGILCAYVATTTQMARTVEAIREHGTFNEPSAWETMVRTWHVEGLAVRPDHRMIGHTGFLLTARRLADGVEPPLRRRRPAKGAYGEDYTGPGKDQAAAPKGSSAERG
- a CDS encoding RecB family exonuclease, which translates into the protein MGWSTEQAGAGTQGGEAGAGAEAAGVGGEAAGPGARGGEQPRPPVALSPSRASDFMQCPLLYRFRVIDRLPEKPSPAATRGTVVHAVLERLFDAPAAERTAVGARAMVPGEWEKLLAKRPELAELFADDVAGERLAQWLAEAETLVERWFSLEDPTRLEPAERELYVETVLDSGLQLRGFIDRVDVAPTGEVRIVDYKTGKAPRPQFAEGALFQMKFYALVMWRLRGVVPRRLQLVYLGSGDVVTYDPGEADLRAVERKLLALWEAIRLATETGDWRPRPTKLCGWCDHQAHCPEFGGTPPVYPLQIRPPEGGGVPQGRMGDI
- a CDS encoding site-2 protease family protein translates to MDESGKSQDPEESVRPQPPEPPEGGNGPKAPTPGKRKPGGGGILMGRPFGVPVYVAPSWFLVAALITWVFGGQLERVLPELGAARYLVSLFFAVAFYASVLVHELAHTVAALRFKLPVRRIQLQFFGGVSEIEKETETPGREFVLAFVGPLLSLALAGVFYAGMQLVEPGTVPGVLLAGLMISNLIVAIFNLLPGLPLDGGRMLRAVVWKITGKPMSGTIAAAWVGRALAVTVLIGLPLLTHTGVLGAARPEIGGADSLTDALLAAILAAIIWTGAGNSLRMARLRERLPDLTARTLTRRAVPVETDTPLSEALRRANDAGARALVVVDRQGTPTALVREAAIIGVPDHRRPWVAVGTLAQDLKDGMRVSAELAGEDLLEYLRATPATEYLVIEETGEIYGVLSTGDVERAFVSAMARKAA